Proteins co-encoded in one Granulicella cerasi genomic window:
- a CDS encoding cysteine desulfurase family protein produces the protein MKAIYLDANATTPVAPEVLEAMLPYFAERSGNPSAAHAAGQRARSAVERAREQVARLLQATAKEIVFTSGGTESDNLALRGVLDPFLERNEPAHLVTTQIEHHAVLYAAEALEKRGVAVTYVAPKADGSVLAEDVAAAMRPETKLVSIMLANNETGVVQPVGKIARLAKERGVLVHTDAVQAAGKLSLDMSGEFKNVDLLSISGHKLYAPQGTGALFVRKGVQLAAVQHGGPQERQRRAGTENVPGIVALGKAAELAAVWLAGEGAAQLAALRDRLEQGIVATLSDVQINGVDARRVANTTNLRFGLMDAESLLIALDMQGIAASFGSACMSGATEPSHVLLAMGMEPKQARASLRFSLTRDAVDADVDEAVQRIVAVARRMSALG, from the coding sequence ATGAAGGCAATCTATCTTGACGCCAATGCGACGACGCCGGTCGCGCCTGAAGTACTGGAAGCGATGCTTCCATACTTCGCGGAGCGCTCTGGAAACCCGAGTGCTGCTCATGCGGCAGGGCAGCGAGCGCGATCTGCGGTGGAGCGTGCGCGCGAGCAGGTAGCGCGCTTATTGCAGGCGACGGCGAAGGAGATTGTCTTCACCTCCGGCGGCACGGAAAGCGACAATCTTGCGCTGCGTGGAGTGCTTGATCCGTTCCTTGAGCGCAACGAACCGGCGCATCTTGTCACTACGCAGATCGAGCATCATGCGGTGCTCTACGCGGCTGAGGCTCTGGAGAAGCGTGGCGTCGCGGTGACGTATGTTGCGCCGAAGGCGGATGGCTCGGTGCTGGCGGAAGATGTCGCTGCAGCGATGCGGCCAGAGACGAAGCTCGTCAGCATCATGCTCGCAAACAACGAGACCGGGGTCGTGCAGCCTGTGGGCAAGATTGCGCGCCTCGCGAAAGAGCGTGGTGTGTTGGTGCACACGGACGCGGTGCAAGCGGCAGGCAAGCTTTCGCTCGATATGTCGGGTGAGTTCAAGAATGTCGATCTGCTGTCGATCTCTGGCCACAAGCTCTACGCGCCACAGGGCACCGGCGCGTTGTTTGTGCGCAAGGGCGTGCAGCTTGCAGCGGTGCAACATGGCGGCCCGCAGGAGCGACAGCGCCGCGCGGGCACGGAGAATGTGCCGGGCATCGTAGCGTTGGGCAAGGCCGCCGAGCTTGCTGCTGTGTGGCTCGCGGGTGAGGGCGCGGCTCAACTGGCAGCGTTGCGTGATCGCCTGGAGCAGGGCATCGTGGCAACGTTGAGCGATGTGCAGATCAACGGCGTCGACGCGCGGCGTGTGGCGAACACTACGAACCTTCGCTTCGGCTTGATGGACGCGGAGTCCCTGCTGATTGCGTTGGATATGCAAGGGATCGCCGCGAGCTTTGGATCGGCATGCATGTCGGGAGCGACCGAGCCTTCGCATGTGTTGCTCGCGATGGGGATGGAGCCGAAGCAGGCGCGTGCGAGCCTGCGCTTTTCGCTGACACGGGATGCGGTTGATGCGGATGTCGATGAGGCCGTGCAGAGGATCGTGGCGGTGGCGCGGAGAATGAGCGCGCTAGGGTAG
- a CDS encoding citrate synthase, translating to MAKGLQDVIANESSICFIDGAKGILSYRGIDIHELAQKSNFEEITFLLWNAALPTTAELKDFSHQLAAARQIPDDVIEFLRSVPKTAAPMEVLRTAVSLLSIYDPDEKSVFHTANVRKSFRLTAQIAMIVAMFDRIRKGKELILPDTSLSHAANFLWMLNGEKPSETATKALDVALILHADHELNASTFAARVIAATLSDMHSAITGAIGALKGPLHGGANEAVMHLLYDIDKAGEDPVEHVKHMLENKEKISGFGHRVYTTEDPRATHLRRMSEDLGKDANPKWYEMSRKIELFVKEEKKLNANVDFYSASTYTTLGIDIDLFTPIFAVSRIAGWCAHVIEQHDDNRLIRPRADYTGPAYPAPYVEIKSRQSQAKEWPPKPSA from the coding sequence ATGGCTAAGGGCTTGCAAGACGTCATCGCCAACGAGTCGTCGATTTGTTTCATCGACGGCGCGAAGGGCATTCTCTCGTATCGCGGTATCGACATCCATGAGCTGGCTCAGAAGTCGAACTTCGAAGAGATCACCTTTTTGCTGTGGAATGCAGCGCTGCCGACGACGGCGGAGCTGAAGGATTTCTCGCACCAGCTCGCGGCCGCACGCCAGATTCCTGACGACGTCATCGAGTTCCTGCGCAGCGTGCCGAAGACCGCCGCTCCGATGGAGGTGCTGCGCACGGCGGTGTCGCTGCTCTCGATCTACGACCCGGATGAGAAGTCGGTCTTCCACACCGCGAACGTGCGCAAGAGCTTCCGCCTGACTGCGCAGATCGCGATGATTGTGGCGATGTTCGACCGCATCCGCAAGGGCAAGGAACTGATTCTGCCCGACACGTCGCTGAGCCATGCGGCGAACTTCCTCTGGATGCTCAACGGCGAGAAGCCGAGCGAGACCGCAACGAAGGCACTGGATGTTGCGCTGATCCTGCACGCGGACCACGAGCTGAACGCGAGCACCTTCGCAGCGCGCGTGATTGCGGCGACGTTGTCGGACATGCATTCGGCGATCACTGGCGCGATCGGCGCGCTGAAGGGACCGCTGCACGGCGGTGCCAACGAGGCCGTGATGCACCTGCTCTATGACATCGACAAGGCTGGCGAGGACCCGGTAGAGCACGTGAAGCACATGCTGGAGAACAAGGAAAAGATCTCCGGCTTCGGGCACCGCGTGTACACCACGGAAGATCCGCGTGCGACGCATCTGCGCCGCATGAGCGAAGACCTCGGTAAGGACGCGAATCCGAAGTGGTATGAGATGTCGCGCAAGATCGAGCTCTTCGTCAAGGAAGAGAAGAAGCTGAACGCGAACGTTGATTTCTACTCGGCTTCGACGTACACGACGCTCGGAATCGACATTGATCTGTTCACGCCGATCTTCGCGGTGAGCCGCATCGCTGGCTGGTGCGCGCATGTGATCGAGCAGCACGATGACAACCGTTTGATCCGTCCGCGTGCCGACTACACGGGACCTGCTTACCCGGCGCCTTATGTCGAGATCAAGAGCCGTCAGTCGCAGGCGAAGGAATGGCCGCCGAAGCCCAGCGCCTAA
- a CDS encoding FAD-dependent oxidoreductase, with amino-acid sequence MPKLSSAMPASTDIVICGGGIIGLSLALELQRRGAKVVVLEQSATRAEGQASWAAAGMLAVDDPHNPTALHDFSRWSRGLYDEFIARVEGLSGLCVPFQTQRTRQWTDDDRVIELAEQSLNPRELMRALEQAVPQSGVTVVRGARVVRVEDDADAVRVFDADGGAISARSIVHAAGAWYAGAPAIKPSKGQMLRVRLALEDVHRSAAMYIAPRHFGEQAGTALVGATVEDVGFDTTIDEATIKRQLQQASELVPAVRDAEVIEVWSGLRPTASDLLPVIGGLPGKPQQWIAGGHFRNGILLAPGTAVAMADALEGKGLPQVVKRFIPR; translated from the coding sequence ATGCCAAAACTATCTTCCGCGATGCCAGCCTCCACGGACATCGTGATTTGCGGAGGGGGCATCATAGGGCTTTCGCTTGCGCTGGAGCTTCAACGGCGCGGCGCGAAGGTCGTTGTCCTCGAGCAGTCGGCGACGCGTGCTGAAGGGCAGGCCTCGTGGGCTGCTGCGGGCATGCTCGCGGTCGATGACCCGCACAACCCTACAGCGCTGCATGATTTTTCACGCTGGAGCCGAGGACTCTATGACGAGTTCATCGCTCGCGTGGAAGGGCTTTCGGGCTTGTGTGTGCCGTTTCAAACACAGCGCACACGGCAGTGGACCGATGATGATCGGGTGATCGAACTGGCGGAGCAGTCGTTGAATCCGCGTGAGCTGATGCGCGCGCTCGAGCAGGCTGTGCCGCAGAGCGGGGTGACCGTCGTTCGTGGTGCGCGCGTCGTTCGCGTCGAGGATGATGCAGATGCGGTTCGTGTCTTTGACGCGGACGGCGGCGCGATCTCTGCCAGGAGCATCGTTCATGCTGCGGGCGCCTGGTATGCAGGCGCTCCGGCGATCAAGCCGAGCAAGGGGCAGATGTTGCGTGTGCGGCTCGCACTGGAAGACGTTCATCGGAGTGCGGCAATGTACATTGCTCCGCGGCACTTCGGGGAGCAAGCCGGGACAGCGCTCGTCGGTGCCACCGTGGAGGATGTCGGTTTTGATACGACCATCGATGAGGCGACCATCAAGCGGCAGTTGCAGCAGGCTTCAGAGCTTGTGCCGGCGGTACGTGATGCTGAAGTGATCGAGGTGTGGTCGGGGCTTCGGCCAACTGCGAGTGACCTGCTGCCCGTGATCGGTGGGCTTCCGGGCAAGCCGCAGCAGTGGATCGCCGGCGGACATTTCCGGAACGGCATCTTGCTCGCGCCGGGCACCGCCGTGGCGATGGCCGATGCGCTCGAAGGCAAGGGGCTGCCGCAGGTAGTGAAAAGATTTATCCCGCGATAA